The DNA segment GCCTGCTTGAGATCCAACGCGGCGGCATATTGAGCGTCTGACCGTTACGGAAAACGCCGAGCTTGGCGCGATAGGGCATTCCCGACAATGACTCCACTAGTCTTAGGAGTCCGGCGGGATGCCAACTTCCATTCCATTGACACCTACCGTCACCGCAGACGGGCTGACTGCGCTATTCAATGCGCAGAACACAGGTGTCGAACTTGCAATCACCCACATCGCACTGGGAACCGGGCAGTATGTGCCCGATGGTACCGAGCACGCGCTGCAGAACGAAAAGCTTCGCCTGCCGATAGCCGGCGGCGGGCGTATTTCGCCCACGCAGATCCAGGTCTATGCCAGTGGGCGCGCGAATGCAGGTCAACCATTTTGGTCTGGCGAGATTGGGTTCTACGCCGGAAGCATACTGTTTGCGGTCTATGGCCGGACGGCTGCGCCTTCGCTGTACGTGTCGGATGAGATTTCGACCACGATATCGTATTCCCTTGGCTTCAAGGCGCTGCCGCCCGACAGCATTACCGTCACGGTCGACCCCAATGCAGCCTCGGTACCGCTGCTGATCGGTCAGCACGTCATTGACCCCAATGCGCACCCTCAGTACGCGCCGCTGGACAGCCCGACGTTCATCAATACACCACGGGCCCCCACCCAGCCGGCCAGCGACAACAGCACGCTGCTAGCTACGACCGCTTTCGCGCAAGGAGCGATTGCGGCCGCTATCCTGGCCGATACGATCGGGCGAGTATTTTTCAGTCCGCGCACGACTGCGCCGGCCGGATCCATCAAGCTCAACGGTGTGCTTCTGCTCCGCGCCAACTATCCCGCTTTGTGGCAGTTTGCGCAGGCGAGCGGGAATCTGGTTTCAGAAGCGGCTTGGCCGGCGAGTCCTGGCAGTTTCTCAACTGGCGATGGGGCGACGACATTCCGGGTCCCAGAGGTTCGAGGGGAGTTCATTCGTGCGTTGGACGATGCACGCGGTGTCGATTCCGGCCGAATCATAGGGTCCTGGCAGGGCAGCCAGAATCTGTCCCACGCACACGGAGCGTACGCGGACGTGCAGGGTTACCACTCGCACGGTGCCACTACCTCGTACAACGGGGACCACAACCACAGCACCAGTTTCTATCGCAGTTCCTTGAACAACCATTACGGCGGGGAGCCATTAGACCCGGCCCTGAATCCAACAAGCGACCCGATTTACACCAGCACGAATGGGGGGCACGTCCACAGCATCATCGGCGATGGCAGCCACAACCACAACATTACGGTGTACGCCGACGGTAGCGGGGAAGCCAGGTCACGAAACGTCGCCTGGCCGATGTTCATGCGCGCCTATTAAGGAGAGCCCATCATGTTGCTTCATCACTTCGACAGCGAAACGGGGCAGTATCTGAGCAGTACGCTGGCAGAGGCCGACCCTCGCAATCAGGACCGCTGGTTGCAGCCGGCCTTCACCACTCCGGATGCGTTGCCCGATCGAACTCGCTATACCTGGCCGGTGCGGCGGGCTGACGCATGGGTACTCGTCCCCGACTACCGGGGCGTGCTTGCCTACCGGCAAGACACGGGCGAGGCGGTCGAGGTCATCCAGATTGGGAAGACGCTGGCCGATCTGGGTCTGGCAGATACCCCGCGCCCGTCCAGCGACTACTCCTGGGAGGCAGGGGGATGGGCCTTGAACTCAACCTTGGTGGATACCAGGCTGCGGGCAGAGGCCTTGGCGGAAATGGAGAGACGCGTCATCCAGGCACGGCAAATGACCGCCGGCAAGGCGGATGCGTTCGCCGCCGGGCTTCTCTCGGATGCCGAAGTCGCAAGCTTCAAGGCATGGGCAGCATATCAGCTCGCCGTGGCAAAAGTCGTAGACCAGGCCGGGTATCCTGCCAGCATCGTCTGGCCGGATCCTCCAGCAGCGTAAGCCGGCATGAGCATCGAGCAGAATACCGCCTCGGTCAGCGACTTCTACAAGCGCGTCCGGACATTCGCCTCGCAGACCCCAGTCTGGGGTACAGCGCTGCGCTACCAGACCATGCCGGACGAGCGCTGGGACATGACTTTGGTCTCACAGCGCGTGTATGGCAGGCGGGATGAGTTTCTGGCTGTCATGGCGGCCGCCGGCCTGGACTCGATCGAGCAGCAACTGACGGAGCAGTTGCTGGTGCTGCCAACCGAGGCGCAGTTGAAGGACATCAAGACGGCGGCCGGGTTTGTGAACTTGGCCGATGATCG comes from the Cupriavidus basilensis genome and includes:
- a CDS encoding tail fiber assembly protein: MLLHHFDSETGQYLSSTLAEADPRNQDRWLQPAFTTPDALPDRTRYTWPVRRADAWVLVPDYRGVLAYRQDTGEAVEVIQIGKTLADLGLADTPRPSSDYSWEAGGWALNSTLVDTRLRAEALAEMERRVIQARQMTAGKADAFAAGLLSDAEVASFKAWAAYQLAVAKVVDQAGYPASIVWPDPPAA